A window of the Schlesneria paludicola DSM 18645 genome harbors these coding sequences:
- a CDS encoding pyruvate carboxylase produces the protein MKTIKKLLVANRSEIAIRICRSAHELQIRTVAIYTHEDRYALHRFKADEAYQIGAPGEPIRAYLDIPAIIRIAKLAGVDAIHPGYGFLSENPALAAACDEAGIIFVGPTVKILESLGNKITAREIARAAGVPVLGGSSKPIADVADGQKLAEATGYPVILKAANGGGGRGMRVVLKPEDLPGLFDQAQRESMTAFGSPDIFVEKFIRQPRHIEVQLLGDKHGHLVHLFERDCSVQRRHQKVVEIAPAPFLDSKIRDAICESAIKIGRAVGYQNAGTVEFLFDTEKNDYYFIEVNPRIQVEHTVTEEVTGIDIVKSQILVAQGVPLDDPEINLGSQADIKTNGFAIQCRVTTEDPSNNFMPDYGRVSHYRSAGGAGVRLDSGSAFSGAVINPFYDSLLVKVSVRGRRFGDAAKRMERVLQEFRIRGVKTNIPFLIKVMTHPKFINGGFTTRFIDETPELFQFAPRKDRATKMLTFLADTILNTGKVHASAALKVDRSPAPLPKLDLNAPIPPGTRDKFKELGPKKFSQWVRDQKQLLITDTTMRDAHQSLLATRFRTHDLLNIADAYARLCPQLFSLEMWGGATFDTAMRFNKECPWDRLVQLRERVPNILFQMLLRASNAVGYTNYPDNIVIEFVKEAAQAGMDVFRVFDSLNWAPNMRVAMDAVCETGMLCEAAICYTGDILNPGRPKYDLKYYVNLAKELEKGGAHLLAIKDMAGLCKPAAAAKLVKTLKEEIGIPIHFHTHDTAGIQAASILFASDVGLDIADAALAPMSGGTSQPNLNTLVEAIRFSDRNPGLETEHLDSLARYWEVVRQYYQPFETVMLPATADLYQHEMPGGQYTNLYQQAKALGMADRWPEVCRVYAEVNQLFGDIVKVTPSSKSVGDMALFMVANELTSADVLNEQKDLSFPESVIDLISGKMGQPPGGFPLAVQRRILRDRPLVTGRPGESLLPADFASAAEKVRKIIKREPTNRDVVTWLLYPKVYEEFSEHQLVNSDTSCLPTPVFFYGQAPGEEISFDIEPGKRLIVKFLSISDPHPDGKRTVFFELNGQPRDVTVVDKSLEPKASANIKADSANPKHVGASMPGMISTIAVQAGDSVTKGQKLLSLEAMKMETNLTADRDGKIAQVLVKRGTQVAAGDLLMTME, from the coding sequence ATGAAGACGATTAAGAAGTTACTCGTTGCCAACCGCAGTGAAATCGCCATTCGTATTTGCCGGTCGGCTCACGAACTGCAAATCCGTACGGTCGCGATCTATACGCACGAAGATCGTTACGCATTGCACCGGTTCAAAGCGGACGAGGCCTATCAGATTGGTGCCCCCGGCGAACCGATTCGAGCCTATCTCGATATTCCGGCGATCATTCGAATTGCCAAGCTGGCTGGCGTTGACGCCATCCATCCCGGTTATGGATTCCTGTCGGAAAATCCAGCATTGGCCGCCGCATGTGACGAGGCCGGAATCATTTTCGTTGGTCCGACCGTCAAGATTCTCGAATCGTTGGGGAACAAGATCACGGCGCGCGAGATCGCCCGGGCGGCCGGCGTGCCGGTGCTAGGTGGCAGCTCGAAGCCAATCGCCGACGTCGCGGATGGTCAGAAGCTGGCCGAGGCGACCGGCTATCCCGTGATTTTGAAGGCCGCCAATGGCGGTGGTGGACGCGGGATGCGTGTCGTCCTCAAGCCCGAGGATTTGCCGGGACTCTTCGATCAGGCTCAGCGCGAGTCGATGACGGCCTTCGGGTCGCCGGACATCTTCGTGGAAAAGTTCATCCGGCAACCGCGTCATATCGAAGTCCAGCTGCTCGGCGACAAGCACGGCCATCTGGTCCATCTGTTCGAGCGAGATTGCTCGGTTCAGCGCCGGCACCAGAAGGTGGTCGAGATTGCTCCCGCGCCATTCCTGGATTCCAAGATCCGCGACGCGATCTGTGAATCGGCCATCAAGATCGGACGTGCCGTCGGCTATCAGAATGCGGGCACGGTCGAATTCTTGTTCGACACCGAAAAGAACGACTACTACTTCATCGAAGTCAATCCACGAATCCAGGTCGAACATACCGTGACCGAAGAAGTCACGGGGATCGACATCGTCAAATCGCAGATTCTGGTGGCTCAGGGGGTTCCGCTCGACGATCCCGAAATCAACTTGGGGTCGCAGGCCGACATCAAAACAAATGGCTTTGCGATTCAATGTCGCGTCACAACCGAAGATCCTTCGAACAACTTCATGCCTGACTATGGCCGGGTGTCGCACTACCGCTCGGCAGGCGGTGCCGGCGTACGACTGGATAGCGGCAGTGCGTTTTCGGGGGCGGTCATCAATCCGTTCTACGATTCACTGCTCGTCAAAGTCTCGGTTCGCGGCCGCCGATTTGGCGATGCCGCGAAGCGGATGGAACGCGTGCTGCAAGAGTTTCGTATTCGTGGCGTGAAAACGAACATCCCGTTCCTGATCAAGGTGATGACGCATCCGAAGTTCATCAATGGCGGGTTCACGACGCGGTTCATTGACGAAACACCGGAACTCTTCCAGTTCGCGCCGCGAAAAGACCGTGCGACAAAGATGCTGACGTTCCTGGCCGACACCATCCTGAACACGGGAAAAGTGCATGCCTCCGCGGCACTGAAAGTCGATCGAAGTCCGGCACCCTTGCCGAAGCTCGATCTGAACGCACCGATTCCTCCTGGCACCCGCGACAAGTTCAAGGAGTTGGGGCCGAAGAAGTTCTCACAATGGGTACGCGATCAGAAGCAATTGCTGATCACCGATACTACGATGCGTGATGCGCACCAGTCACTGCTGGCAACGCGTTTCCGCACACACGATCTGCTCAATATTGCCGATGCCTATGCTCGGCTGTGTCCTCAATTGTTCTCTTTGGAGATGTGGGGTGGGGCGACGTTTGATACTGCCATGCGGTTCAACAAAGAGTGCCCCTGGGATCGATTGGTTCAGCTTCGTGAACGAGTCCCCAACATTCTATTTCAGATGTTGTTGCGTGCTTCGAATGCCGTGGGATACACGAACTATCCCGACAACATCGTGATCGAGTTTGTGAAGGAAGCCGCGCAGGCGGGGATGGACGTGTTCCGAGTGTTCGATTCGCTCAACTGGGCGCCGAACATGCGTGTGGCGATGGACGCCGTCTGCGAAACCGGAATGCTGTGCGAAGCTGCGATCTGTTACACCGGCGACATTCTGAATCCGGGGCGACCCAAGTACGACCTGAAGTACTACGTCAACCTGGCGAAGGAGCTGGAAAAAGGCGGGGCTCACCTGCTGGCAATCAAGGACATGGCAGGGCTTTGCAAACCGGCTGCTGCCGCCAAGCTGGTGAAGACGTTGAAAGAGGAAATTGGGATTCCCATCCATTTCCACACGCACGACACCGCCGGGATTCAAGCCGCGTCAATTCTGTTCGCCAGCGACGTCGGGCTGGATATTGCCGATGCGGCGCTCGCCCCGATGTCGGGCGGAACGTCTCAGCCGAACCTCAACACGCTGGTCGAAGCGATCCGCTTCTCGGACCGTAACCCGGGGCTTGAAACCGAGCATCTGGATTCGCTCGCCCGGTATTGGGAGGTGGTCCGTCAGTATTACCAGCCATTTGAAACCGTCATGCTGCCCGCTACGGCCGATCTTTATCAGCACGAGATGCCGGGCGGACAGTACACCAATCTGTACCAGCAGGCGAAAGCGCTGGGGATGGCCGATCGCTGGCCTGAAGTTTGCCGCGTCTATGCCGAGGTCAATCAGTTGTTCGGCGATATCGTGAAGGTGACGCCAAGCTCGAAAAGCGTTGGCGATATGGCGCTCTTCATGGTGGCGAACGAGTTGACGTCGGCCGATGTCTTGAACGAACAAAAGGATCTTTCGTTCCCGGAAAGCGTGATCGATTTGATCAGCGGCAAGATGGGGCAACCACCTGGTGGGTTCCCTCTGGCAGTTCAGAGGCGCATTCTGCGCGATCGTCCATTGGTCACCGGTCGTCCTGGCGAGAGTCTGCTTCCAGCCGACTTTGCTTCTGCTGCCGAGAAGGTTCGCAAGATCATTAAGCGTGAGCCGACGAATCGTGACGTCGTAACGTGGCTGCTGTATCCGAAAGTCTACGAGGAATTCAGCGAGCATCAATTGGTCAATTCCGACACCAGTTGTCTGCCGACACCGGTGTTCTTTTACGGACAGGCTCCAGGCGAAGAAATTTCGTTCGATATCGAACCGGGTAAACGTCTGATTGTGAAGTTCTTGTCGATCAGCGACCCACATCCAGATGGGAAGCGGACCGTCTTCTTCGAATTGAACGGACAGCCGCGCGATGTGACGGTGGTCGATAAGTCGCTCGAACCAAAGGCTTCGGCCAATATCAAAGCGGACTCGGCGAATCCCAAACATGTGGGGGCCAGTATGCCTGGGATGATCTCGACCATCGCCGTTCAAGCTGGCGACAGTGTGACCAAGGGTCAAAAGCTGCTCAGTCTTGAAGCCATGAAAATGGAAACGAATTTGACGGCCGACCGTGACGGTAAGATTGCTCAGGTATTGGTCAAACGAGGGACACAGGTCGCCGCAGGTGATTTGCTGATGACGATGGAATAG
- a CDS encoding 16S rRNA (uracil(1498)-N(3))-methyltransferase: MTHRFYCSDLSELGSVRLVETEAHHLVHVLRHDVGDQVELFDGRGLAAICRITAVRKRDADLEILTSRRDPVPLTLLTLATGVPKGDRFEWLIEKATELGVARVIPLTTTRSVVDPRDSKLDKLRQTVITACKQSGQNHLMEITPVVAWTEFLRDHDPAAELLIAHPRGADVGLVSEDAKSSSRAIIAAIGPEGGFSDDEVQSAVTHGAKIIRLGPRILRIETAALALAAKILL; this comes from the coding sequence ATGACGCATCGATTTTATTGTTCCGATCTCAGCGAGCTTGGTTCCGTCCGCCTGGTCGAGACCGAAGCCCATCACCTCGTTCATGTGTTGCGGCATGATGTGGGTGATCAGGTCGAGCTTTTCGACGGACGGGGGCTTGCAGCGATTTGTCGAATCACGGCTGTTCGCAAGCGAGACGCGGACCTCGAAATTCTCACGTCGCGGCGCGATCCCGTGCCGTTGACGCTCCTGACTCTGGCCACCGGCGTCCCCAAAGGGGATCGCTTTGAATGGCTGATCGAGAAAGCGACGGAGCTGGGGGTCGCTCGAGTGATTCCGTTAACGACGACCCGCAGCGTGGTTGACCCACGCGACAGTAAACTCGACAAGCTCCGACAAACGGTTATCACCGCATGCAAGCAGTCGGGTCAAAACCATCTGATGGAAATTACGCCCGTCGTCGCGTGGACTGAATTTTTACGCGATCACGATCCCGCGGCCGAGCTTTTAATTGCGCACCCCAGGGGGGCAGACGTGGGGCTCGTCAGCGAAGACGCGAAATCGTCCAGCCGCGCAATCATCGCCGCGATTGGCCCTGAAGGCGGGTTCAGTGATGACGAAGTTCAGTCGGCTGTGACTCATGGAGCAAAAATCATCCGACTTGGCCCGCGAATTTTGCGGATTGAGACGGCGGCGCTGGCGCTTGCGGCAAAGATTCTGTTGTAA
- a CDS encoding glucose-1-phosphate adenylyltransferase, which translates to MRNVLAVILGGGKGTRLFPLTQLRSKPAVPLAGKYRLIDIPISNCLNSEINRIYLLTQFNSASLHSHIRQTYRFDRFDGGFVEILAAQQTMEGHNWYEGTADAVRKNLRYFEQSGIEYVLILSGDQLYRMDFAEMLETHKKSGAHASIAALPVTREAARGFGIMRVDDTGRVRGFLEKPKCDEEIDKLVRTDPAWIDARGIKSHGRDCLASMGIYLFNMDTLVELLSKSDYQDFGKEVFPMSIRTHNVHVHLFDGYWEDIGTIRSFYEANLDLTLPNAPFKMEDQRFPIYTHARSLPPTRCDGAHIKRSLIADGCVIGEGSIIENSVIGLRCKIGKNVTIANSILMGADMYQTEEEVQSDIAKRIPILGVGDGSMLDGVIVDKNCRIGEGVHVQGGESCTVTERPPVVIQDGIIVIPKETTLPDGWRL; encoded by the coding sequence ATGCGAAACGTGCTGGCTGTGATTCTGGGGGGCGGAAAAGGCACTCGGTTGTTTCCGCTCACGCAGCTTCGATCGAAGCCAGCTGTACCACTCGCGGGAAAGTACCGCCTGATCGACATCCCGATTTCGAACTGTCTCAACAGCGAAATCAATCGCATCTATTTGCTGACGCAGTTTAACTCCGCCAGTTTGCATAGCCACATCCGACAGACGTATCGGTTCGATCGTTTTGACGGCGGCTTCGTCGAAATCCTGGCCGCGCAGCAGACGATGGAAGGGCACAACTGGTACGAAGGCACCGCCGACGCTGTTCGCAAGAATCTGCGATACTTCGAACAAAGCGGGATCGAGTACGTCTTGATTCTGTCCGGTGACCAACTCTACCGGATGGACTTTGCCGAAATGCTCGAGACCCACAAGAAATCGGGAGCACATGCGTCGATCGCCGCTCTGCCGGTGACACGCGAAGCGGCGCGCGGATTCGGGATCATGCGCGTCGACGACACGGGCCGCGTTCGCGGGTTCCTCGAGAAGCCCAAGTGTGATGAAGAGATTGACAAGCTCGTTCGAACCGACCCAGCCTGGATCGACGCGCGTGGCATCAAGAGTCACGGACGCGACTGTTTGGCCAGCATGGGAATCTATCTCTTCAATATGGATACGCTCGTCGAGCTGCTGTCGAAATCGGATTACCAGGATTTCGGCAAAGAAGTCTTTCCGATGTCGATCCGAACGCACAACGTGCACGTCCATCTGTTTGATGGTTATTGGGAAGACATCGGAACGATTCGCTCGTTCTACGAAGCGAACCTCGATCTGACCCTGCCCAATGCGCCATTCAAGATGGAGGATCAGCGTTTTCCGATCTACACGCATGCACGCTCGCTGCCACCGACACGTTGCGATGGTGCGCACATCAAACGCAGTTTGATTGCCGATGGGTGCGTGATTGGCGAAGGGTCGATCATTGAAAACAGCGTGATCGGATTGCGATGTAAGATTGGCAAGAACGTCACCATCGCGAATTCGATTCTGATGGGTGCCGACATGTATCAGACGGAAGAAGAAGTTCAGTCTGATATTGCCAAAAGGATCCCCATTCTGGGGGTTGGCGATGGCAGCATGCTGGACGGAGTCATCGTCGATAAGAATTGTCGCATTGGAGAAGGGGTCCACGTTCAAGGCGGTGAATCGTGCACTGTGACGGAGCGTCCGCCCGTCGTCATCCAGGATGGAATTATCGTCATCCCTAAAGAAACAACGTTGCCTGACGGCTGGCGACTGTGA
- a CDS encoding DUF1501 domain-containing protein has translation MLRVFGQPVCWKGKLSRRQVLQAGMLSIGSLGLADLFRSTAHARSIRRAKHCILMLLNGGQAQHDTFDMKPLAPDSIRGPYQPISTSVPGIQICEKLPRLAQLTHKMAIIRSMHHHLLAHNSGAAYALSGHSPGTDQDISPKPTDHPTYGSVIAKVLPSPESMPSFVLTPTYLFDMGFPTPSAGGGWLGKAYDPFPVVRNRMMARSPEWQGKLPIPDALQLPDAVNADRLLARRNLLKTVDETFADAHRVAGMQTLDSHQNKAMQLILSSKTQAAFDLSRESAETHDRYGRFEMGQVMLLARRMVEAGVRFVTANAVSNPKNTTLSAFQIWDTHFDHFRVYNENLLPEFDQSLSALVTDLEERGLLDETLIVVMGEFGRTPKINTAQGGGRDHWSRAYSIQLIGGGIQGGVAYGATDQHAADVTDFPVRPDDIAATIFESLGIQHDLMLYDQNGRPHKISEGHPLTALMT, from the coding sequence ATGCTTCGGGTGTTTGGGCAACCAGTTTGCTGGAAAGGGAAGCTCTCGCGTCGGCAGGTGTTACAAGCGGGAATGCTGTCGATCGGAAGCTTGGGATTGGCCGACCTTTTCAGGTCCACCGCCCACGCGCGCTCAATCCGCCGCGCCAAGCATTGCATTCTGATGCTGCTCAATGGTGGACAGGCGCAGCACGACACATTCGACATGAAACCGCTGGCACCGGACTCGATCCGCGGCCCTTATCAGCCCATCTCAACGAGTGTGCCTGGCATCCAGATCTGCGAAAAGCTACCGCGGCTCGCCCAATTGACGCACAAGATGGCGATCATTCGGTCGATGCACCACCATTTGCTCGCGCACAACAGTGGGGCCGCCTATGCGCTCAGCGGGCACTCGCCTGGAACGGATCAGGATATTTCACCGAAACCAACGGATCACCCAACCTATGGTTCTGTCATCGCCAAGGTTTTGCCTTCGCCAGAATCGATGCCGAGCTTTGTGCTGACCCCGACGTATTTGTTCGATATGGGATTTCCCACTCCCAGTGCCGGGGGTGGCTGGCTGGGTAAGGCTTATGACCCGTTTCCTGTCGTTCGCAATCGGATGATGGCCCGTTCACCTGAATGGCAAGGAAAACTGCCCATCCCCGACGCCCTGCAGTTGCCCGATGCGGTGAACGCAGATCGTTTGCTGGCGCGGCGAAACCTTCTAAAAACCGTCGATGAAACCTTCGCCGATGCTCATCGCGTCGCCGGAATGCAGACACTCGACAGCCATCAAAACAAAGCGATGCAGTTGATTCTGTCGTCGAAAACGCAAGCGGCGTTTGATCTCAGTCGCGAATCTGCGGAAACCCACGACCGATATGGGCGATTCGAAATGGGCCAGGTGATGCTGCTCGCCCGGCGAATGGTGGAAGCCGGAGTGCGATTTGTCACTGCGAACGCGGTCTCAAACCCCAAGAACACCACGCTTTCCGCGTTTCAGATCTGGGACACGCACTTCGACCACTTTCGAGTTTACAACGAAAATCTGTTGCCCGAGTTCGATCAATCCCTGTCAGCCCTGGTCACGGACCTTGAGGAACGCGGACTGCTTGATGAAACATTGATCGTCGTCATGGGTGAATTTGGACGGACGCCCAAGATCAATACGGCGCAGGGCGGTGGACGCGATCATTGGTCGCGCGCCTACTCGATTCAACTGATTGGCGGTGGAATCCAGGGTGGCGTCGCCTACGGAGCGACGGATCAACACGCTGCCGATGTCACGGATTTTCCCGTCCGACCTGATGACATCGCGGCGACGATCTTTGAATCGCTTGGAATTCAGCACGATCTCATGCTCTATGACCAAAATGGTCGGCCCCACAAGATTTCAGAAGGGCACCCGTTGACGGCGCTGATGACATGA
- a CDS encoding DUF1501 domain-containing protein, with translation MTAFDLERSRNITRRWFFEDCGVGLGSVALGSLLGQTAQAAPAGLDPLSPKHSHFAPKAKRVIYLFMAGAPSHLELFDNKPELAKWDGKQPPAELIKDYRAAFINPNSTLLGPKFKFARHGQSGAELSELLPHLATVVDDIAIVKSMVTDAFNHAPGQIMMNTGAQQFGRPSLGAWSLYGLGSESQDLPGFVVFSSGSKGPSGGQSNWGCGFLPTVNQGVLFRSSGEPVLFLDNPRGVDRTVQRESLDSLRQLNQIRLGVTGDPEIASRINSYEMAYRMQASAPELMDISNESPHVLEMYGAEPGKPSFANNCLLARRLVEKGVRFVQLFHEAWDHHGGLVNGLKDQCGKTDQAAAALIKDLKQRGLLEDTLVIWGGEFGRTPMVQGGNDGRDHHPNCFTMWMAGGGIKPGITMGESDEFGFNATEDRVHVHDLHATILHLLGFDHSKLTYRFQGRDFRLTDVHGNVVTKLLS, from the coding sequence ATGACAGCGTTTGATCTTGAACGTTCTCGAAACATCACACGTCGGTGGTTCTTCGAAGATTGCGGAGTGGGATTGGGTTCGGTCGCCCTTGGTTCGTTGCTGGGCCAGACCGCTCAAGCCGCTCCCGCGGGGCTCGATCCGCTCAGCCCCAAGCATTCGCACTTTGCACCGAAAGCAAAACGCGTCATCTACCTATTCATGGCCGGCGCCCCCTCGCACCTGGAGCTATTTGACAATAAACCAGAGCTGGCGAAATGGGATGGCAAGCAGCCCCCCGCCGAGTTGATCAAGGACTATCGAGCGGCGTTTATCAATCCAAACTCCACGTTACTTGGTCCGAAGTTCAAGTTCGCCCGTCACGGTCAATCGGGAGCAGAACTGTCGGAACTGCTACCTCACCTCGCCACGGTGGTTGACGATATCGCCATCGTCAAGTCGATGGTGACCGACGCATTCAATCATGCCCCCGGTCAAATCATGATGAATACCGGGGCACAGCAGTTTGGGCGTCCCAGTCTGGGTGCCTGGTCACTGTACGGGCTGGGTAGCGAATCGCAAGATTTGCCCGGATTCGTGGTCTTCAGCTCTGGCTCGAAAGGCCCCAGCGGCGGTCAGTCAAACTGGGGCTGCGGCTTTCTGCCAACGGTCAATCAGGGCGTGCTGTTTCGCTCAAGTGGCGAGCCGGTGCTGTTCCTCGACAACCCACGCGGCGTCGATCGAACGGTTCAACGTGAATCGCTCGACTCACTCAGGCAGCTGAATCAAATTCGCCTGGGAGTCACCGGCGATCCCGAAATCGCCTCACGCATCAACTCGTATGAGATGGCCTATCGCATGCAGGCCAGCGCGCCGGAATTGATGGACATTTCGAACGAATCACCACATGTGCTGGAAATGTATGGCGCGGAACCCGGCAAGCCTTCGTTTGCGAACAATTGCCTGCTCGCACGACGGCTGGTCGAAAAAGGCGTGCGGTTCGTGCAATTGTTCCACGAAGCGTGGGACCACCATGGGGGACTGGTGAATGGCTTGAAAGATCAGTGTGGGAAAACCGACCAAGCGGCAGCCGCCCTGATCAAGGACCTCAAACAACGTGGCCTGTTGGAAGACACGCTGGTCATTTGGGGCGGTGAGTTCGGGCGCACACCCATGGTTCAGGGTGGAAACGACGGTCGCGACCACCATCCCAATTGTTTCACAATGTGGATGGCCGGTGGCGGAATCAAACCCGGGATCACGATGGGTGAATCCGACGAGTTCGGATTTAACGCGACGGAAGATCGCGTCCATGTTCATGATCTGCACGCGACGATCCTGCACCTGCTCGGTTTCGATCATTCAAAGCTGACGTACCGATTTCAAGGCCGCGATTTCCGTCTGACCGACGTCCACGGAAACGTCGTCACAAAGCTGCTCTCATAG
- a CDS encoding Dabb family protein, producing the protein MSDASTQMVVHNVFFTLKEGTAENIQKLTDACFKYLKDHPGVAFFGAGPLVPELARPVNDRDFHVALLVVFKSKQDHDIYQTAPDHLKFIEENKPTWDKVRVFDNYSK; encoded by the coding sequence ATGTCCGATGCCTCAACACAGATGGTCGTTCACAACGTCTTTTTCACGCTGAAAGAGGGAACGGCCGAGAATATTCAGAAGCTTACCGATGCTTGTTTTAAGTATCTGAAAGATCATCCGGGCGTGGCGTTCTTTGGTGCCGGACCGCTGGTTCCGGAACTTGCCCGTCCCGTTAACGACCGCGACTTTCATGTCGCGTTGCTCGTGGTCTTCAAATCCAAACAGGACCACGACATCTACCAGACCGCGCCAGATCATCTAAAGTTCATTGAAGAGAATAAGCCAACCTGGGACAAGGTTCGCGTGTTCGACAACTATTCGAAGTAA
- a CDS encoding lipase family protein, with translation MSFDLFEDAFGDHRNAMTLAKASELAYLDQENGKREFAAQLGLDAQLFSVGNTQAFLAQNDDHVIVAFRGTESPTSFEGLKDWLLSDAVNLLILPSGRLGTDFAAAGVGARFHQGFIDALGSIWEPLYSRVEAELKRADRPLWITGHSLGGALAVLSAWLFQRKFVNVHQVYTFGGPMIGNAEASKAFDKELARKIYRYVNGPDPVPKLPTISLIANDYGHVMSEVTSGVGPGASSSVELFGQFVSRSVDGVINGTLVDDVWKAVTQTVDAHLMPSYHRLIESLRNPSK, from the coding sequence ATGAGTTTCGATTTGTTCGAAGATGCTTTCGGTGATCACCGCAACGCAATGACGCTCGCCAAAGCCTCGGAACTGGCCTATCTCGACCAGGAGAACGGGAAGCGCGAGTTCGCCGCGCAGCTCGGCTTGGACGCTCAGTTGTTCAGTGTCGGCAACACTCAGGCATTTCTCGCACAAAACGACGACCACGTGATCGTGGCCTTCCGAGGCACCGAATCACCAACATCGTTCGAAGGCCTGAAGGACTGGCTGCTCTCTGACGCCGTCAATTTGCTGATCCTGCCCAGCGGGCGTCTGGGAACGGACTTTGCCGCGGCGGGGGTAGGAGCCCGGTTTCATCAGGGATTTATCGATGCGCTCGGTTCGATCTGGGAACCCCTGTATTCCCGCGTCGAAGCAGAACTGAAGCGTGCCGACCGGCCGCTCTGGATCACCGGGCACAGTCTGGGAGGCGCATTGGCCGTCTTAAGTGCCTGGCTGTTTCAACGCAAGTTCGTCAATGTCCATCAGGTGTATACGTTCGGCGGACCGATGATTGGAAATGCCGAAGCGTCGAAAGCATTTGATAAAGAGCTTGCACGCAAGATCTATCGCTACGTCAATGGACCAGACCCAGTTCCCAAGCTGCCCACCATCAGTCTGATCGCCAATGACTATGGCCACGTGATGTCAGAAGTGACGTCCGGCGTCGGGCCAGGGGCGTCTTCCTCTGTCGAACTGTTTGGCCAGTTTGTCAGCCGCTCGGTCGATGGAGTCATCAATGGCACGCTCGTCGATGATGTCTGGAAAGCCGTCACACAAACGGTCGATGCCCACCTGATGCCCAGCTATCATCGGCTGATCGAATCACTGCGAAACCCTTCCAAATAG